Proteins encoded in a region of the Dasypus novemcinctus isolate mDasNov1 chromosome 24, mDasNov1.1.hap2, whole genome shotgun sequence genome:
- the ARFRP1 gene encoding ADP-ribosylation factor-related protein 1 — MYTLLSGLYKYMFQKDEYCILILGLDNAGKTTFLEQSKTRFNKNYKGMSLSKITTTVGLNIGTVDVGKARLMFWDLGGQEELQSLWDKYYAECHGVIYVIDSTDEERLAESKAAFEKMVTSEALEGAPILVLANKQDVETCLSIPDIKTAFSDCASKIGRRDCLTQACSALTGKGVNEGVEWMVRCVVRNARRPPRQRDIT; from the exons ATGTACACGCTGCTGTCAGGACTGTACAAGTACATGTTCCAGAAGGACGAGTACTGCATCCTCATCCTGGGCCTGGACAATGCTGGGAAGACG ACCTTCCTGGAGCAGTCAAAGACACGATTTAACAAGAACTACAAGGGGATGAGTTTATCCAAGATCACGACCACTGTCGGCCTAAACA ttggCACTGTGGACGTGGGAAAAGCTCGCCTCATGTTCTGGGACCTCGGGGGACAGGAAGAGCTGCAGTCTCTGTGGGACAAG TACTACGCCGAGTGCCACGGCGTCATCTACGTCATCGACTCCACCGACGAGGAGAGGCTGGCTGAGTCCAAGGCGGCGTTTG AGAAGATGGTCACCAGCGAGGCACTGGAGGGCGCCCCCATCCTGGTGCTGGCCAACAAGCAGGACGTGGAG ACCTGCCTCTCCATCCCCGACATCAAGACCGCCTTCAGCGATTGCGCCTCCAAGATCGGGAGGCGGGACTGCCTGACGCAGGCCTGCTCCGCTCTCACTGG GAAAGGGGTGAACGAGGGCGTCGAGTGGATGGTGAGGTGCGTCGTGCGCAACGCCCGCCGGCCGCCGCGGCAGAGGGACATCACGTAG